DNA from Nitrospira sp.:
TCGGGACCACGCCTAACTTCTTTTGGACTCCCTCGAAGAGCGTCTTGGCTGGGCCGGTGGCTGTCTGCGGATCGAGTTGTGCGATGCGAGTCATGATACCTCCTTAAACGGTGTGGGTTGCCCGCGCTTCAAGTACGCGATTGATCATCCTATTCAGCAGTAACTGTACCTTAGTGCATGAATCTCTAAATCATTGATAGTACGATCGTTTGTTAATTCATTTACAAAATAGATCGATACGAGTATTCGTAATCTACGATTGTTCGTTGTATTTCATCTCGAAATCTCGTAGTTTGAGTCCTATGAATCCCAAACAGCTTCCCCAGGTGATGGTGACCACCGCGCGTCACCGCGGGCTGTGTGATGTCCTGCGATCTATCACCGACGGCATCGCCCAATGTCCGAATACCGTTCTGACACGCATCTGGTTGGTCGAACCGGATGCGATCTGCGACCTGTGCCGAAGCCGAAAGGATCTTCCTACGGGTGAACGATCACTGCACCTCGTCGCTAGTGCCGGCATTCCCGGTGACCCGCAAGCCGACTACAGCCGCCTCGACGGCTCTTTTCACAGATTTCCCCTAGGCGAACCCAAAATCGGGCGCGTGGCTGCGACGGGGGAGCCGCTCTGGCTGGCCGGACTGCAAGGCAACGAAGAGTGGATGGCACACCCGGCTTGGTTTACGCAGGAGGGAGTCAGAACCTTCGCGGCGCAGCCATTGATCTACCGAGGCGAGATTCTTGGAGTCCTGGGGCTCTTCGACCGAGGTCTGCTCAACGAGGAAGCCTTTGAGTGGTTGCGGATCTTCGCTGATTACGCGGCGGTGAGCATCGCGAACGCCAAGGCCTATGAGGAGATCGATCGTCTTCGTGCTCGTTTGGAAGAGGAGAACCTCTATCTGCGCGAGGAAGTCACAGCGGCCCTGGGGATGGGAGAATTCGTCGGCGAGAGTCAGGCGCTGCAGCATGTTCTGCGCCAAGTGGAGTTGGTCGCTCCGACTGATGCGGCAGTCTTGATTACCGGCGAGAGCGGAACCGGCAAGGAACTGGTCGCGCGCGCGATTCACGACCGGAGCCCGCGCAAAGACCGAGCCTTGATCAAAGTGAACTGTAGCGCCGTCCCGGATACCTTGTTCGAGAGTGAGTTTTTCGGTCATGTGAAAGGCGCCTTTACCGGAGCGCTGGCCGATCGCCCGGGCCGTTTCGAAATGGCCGATCATGGCACCCTCTTTCTCGACGAGATCGGTGAAGTGCCGCTCCCGATGCAAGCCAAATTACTGCGTGTGCTCCAGGAAGGAGAGTTCGAACGCGTCGGGGAAACCAAGACACGCAAGGTGAACGTGCGGATCGTCGCCGCGACGAACCGGGATCTGAAGCAGGAAGCCGAGGCAGGCCGATTCCGTGAGGATTTGTTCTACCGCCTCAGCGTGTTCCCGATCCACATTCCCCCGCTGCGTGAGCGCCGTGAAGACATTCCGAAGCTGGCCGTCCATTTCATCGCACAGAGCGCCAAACGGATGAACCGCCGATCCCCTCGATTAACCCAGGCGGCCTTAAGCCAACTGGCCGCCCACCACTGGCCGGGGAACGTACGAGAACTCCAAAACGTCGTGGAGCGCGCCGTCATTCTTTCTCAAGGGCGCACCCTGGACATTCATCTTCAACCCGCTCCCTCTCGTAACTCGACAACACCTTCACCGTCACCTCTCACCGCATCGCAAGTGGCAACTCGACAAGATTGGAGACGGCAGGAGCAGGAGAACATCGCGCAGGCCTTGCGACTCACGAAAGGCAAGATTTTCGGACCGGACGGTGCTGCCGTCTTATTGGGCATGAAGCCGACGACGCTGGCGTCGCGCATCAAGGCGCTGGGAATCAAGAAAACGAAACCGGATCTCTGACTGCACCATCTCGCCTCCGGCATGGCCGCAATCGACATGGGCTGATCCCTTTTTTGTTTCTTTCTGTTCGCTACAGCTCGGTACACGCCTGTCAGCCGACGGTCTTGGCCGGAGCCTTCCACGTCTGCGCAGCAAACTGCGGATCTTGAGCACACCCTATTTCCCTGACGGACTACGATTCAAGCCTCTGATCATCGGGTCACCCTCCACACGCCGTCCCCACCATGGGTCAGGGTGATGAGCGGGGCTATGTACGCTGTTGGATGAATGATCGCGAACGTCGCTGAATGACGGAGGGGTGTTCCCAGAGCGCGCCGACTCGTGCGACCTATTACGATCGGTTTCGGTTGTC
Protein-coding regions in this window:
- a CDS encoding sigma 54-interacting transcriptional regulator → MNPKQLPQVMVTTARHRGLCDVLRSITDGIAQCPNTVLTRIWLVEPDAICDLCRSRKDLPTGERSLHLVASAGIPGDPQADYSRLDGSFHRFPLGEPKIGRVAATGEPLWLAGLQGNEEWMAHPAWFTQEGVRTFAAQPLIYRGEILGVLGLFDRGLLNEEAFEWLRIFADYAAVSIANAKAYEEIDRLRARLEEENLYLREEVTAALGMGEFVGESQALQHVLRQVELVAPTDAAVLITGESGTGKELVARAIHDRSPRKDRALIKVNCSAVPDTLFESEFFGHVKGAFTGALADRPGRFEMADHGTLFLDEIGEVPLPMQAKLLRVLQEGEFERVGETKTRKVNVRIVAATNRDLKQEAEAGRFREDLFYRLSVFPIHIPPLRERREDIPKLAVHFIAQSAKRMNRRSPRLTQAALSQLAAHHWPGNVRELQNVVERAVILSQGRTLDIHLQPAPSRNSTTPSPSPLTASQVATRQDWRRQEQENIAQALRLTKGKIFGPDGAAVLLGMKPTTLASRIKALGIKKTKPDL